One stretch of Pseudomonadota bacterium DNA includes these proteins:
- a CDS encoding zinc ribbon domain-containing protein, with product MPIYEYYCEDCKRLSSFLLLRTTEEIEPYCKCCGSKCVKRIVSRVSVPRSEEKRMGGLLDPSKFSDLDENDPRSIEQIVRRVSGELGDELGEGLEESIEEALDEQQSTAEEGV from the coding sequence ATGCCTATTTACGAATACTACTGTGAGGACTGTAAGAGGCTTTCCTCCTTTTTGCTTTTAAGAACGACCGAGGAGATTGAGCCATACTGCAAGTGTTGTGGCAGTAAGTGTGTGAAAAGAATTGTTTCCCGTGTTTCCGTCCCAAGGAGTGAGGAAAAGAGGATGGGGGGACTACTCGATCCTTCCAAATTTTCGGACCTTGATGAAAATGACCCGCGGAGCATTGAGCAGATCGTGAGAAGGGTAAGCGGTGAGCTTGGTGACGAACTGGGCGAAGGGCTTGAAGAGTCAATTGAAGAAGCCCTGGATGAACAGCAATCTACTGCTGAAGAAGGTGTTTGA
- a CDS encoding class I SAM-dependent methyltransferase, which produces MMENIIKSYSDLSFHRKIGELIKKHSENASDIREAVKSVIDWGNVHSILDLGCGYGWFEETLDGEFDLMIGIDYLDANEAEFLKIAGSIAKKAIFKKMRLPSPIGAQPDSFDLVVSAYSLYFFPETIPEVKRVLHPKGTFLIITHSESMLEEGERFFHFKNLRKVIENFSAENGEEILKAYFKNITAIDYLNTLVFTKDDSEALVKYIEFKREFISKDADPRLVSEKMLLELRAKGVLRFNKNDRIFVVRK; this is translated from the coding sequence ATGATGGAAAACATAATAAAGAGCTATTCAGACCTCAGTTTCCATAGGAAAATCGGGGAGCTCATAAAAAAACATTCTGAGAATGCAAGCGATATTCGCGAGGCAGTAAAAAGTGTAATAGATTGGGGTAACGTGCACAGCATCCTTGACCTTGGATGTGGTTACGGCTGGTTTGAAGAAACATTAGATGGGGAATTTGATCTTATGATTGGGATTGATTATCTCGATGCAAACGAAGCCGAGTTTTTAAAGATAGCAGGCAGTATTGCCAAAAAGGCAATTTTTAAAAAGATGCGCCTTCCATCGCCCATAGGGGCACAACCAGATTCTTTTGACCTTGTTGTGTCAGCATACTCATTGTATTTTTTTCCAGAGACCATACCGGAGGTGAAAAGGGTGCTTCACCCTAAGGGAACTTTTTTGATTATTACCCATAGCGAATCGATGCTCGAAGAGGGGGAGAGGTTTTTTCACTTTAAGAATCTGAGAAAGGTGATTGAAAATTTCTCTGCAGAGAATGGGGAGGAAATTCTTAAGGCATACTTTAAAAATATTACAGCTATTGATTATTTAAATACCCTTGTATTCACAAAAGATGACAGCGAAGCTCTCGTTAAGTATATAGAATTTAAAAGGGAGTTTATTTCTAAAGACGCGGATCCCAGGCTTGTGAGCGAGAAAATGCTCCTTGAGTTACGAGCAAAAGGGGTCTTGAGGTTTAATAAAAACGACAGAATATTTGTGGTGAGAAAGTGA